The following nucleotide sequence is from Macaca fascicularis isolate 582-1 chromosome 15, T2T-MFA8v1.1.
ATGGGCGGATTTGGGGTTGTAGGGCATGGGGTTGGGGACATGCATGGGGGCGGGGCACCACTGGAGTTGGGTTTAGGGGTGGGATCGGGTCGAGATCCGGACCCCAGACAAGGAAGGGTCCGGGTGCCGCGGATCTTGAGAAGGAGGCGTGGCCTGGCCCTGGGACTGGTGCCGGTGCCGGATGCACCCCGGGTCGTGGAGTTTGGGGATCCTCATTCGGCGCCCTCTCCCCTTCCAGGAGTGCACAGTCTGCGGGTGGACCGGGGAAAGAAGGTGGGTGAAGCCAAGGAGAGGTGGCTGGGTGGAGCGGGCGGCTGGAGGGCGACAGCCGGCCTCCCTCACTCCTTGTCCCGGCCCCCAGACGTACTTCATCGTCATGCAGAGCGTCTTCTACCCCGCCGGCCGCATCTCCGAGAGGTGAGTGGCCCAAGCAGGTTTGGTGCCCCACCCCAGCCGAAACTCACCACCTGAAGCACCCACACTCACTAGCCAGAAggtgaaactgaggcccaggaaggagaAGGGGCGTTCCCAAGATCTGGTGGGTCAGAGACAGTAACGCTCACGCCCAGCATATCTGGAGCACTCAGTGTGCGTTAGGCGCCGTGTTGGGCCCTTCTCATGCTTTTTAATTCCCAGAAGGAGTCTGAGGGGCAGCTCTTATCCTCCTTCCTAGATGAGAAACCGAGGAAGGAGAAGGCCACACAGCTAACATGTGGGGAGCAGCGACTCAGACCCAGCCTCTGACTGCACCGTAGCCCCCTGTGCCCTCCAGTGCTGGCTCTGCCCACAGGTTCCCTGCCCCCCCCCATTGGCTGCCCCCAGGCCCTCCTGGTGCCTCCGCCTGGGGTTGGATCCCTGTGTCTGGGACACCTTCAGGGGTAACAAGGTGTCCAGAGGCAGGCACAGGCAGGGCTCAAGCCTAGGCTGGGCCTCCAGTGGCCTGAGTGTGAATGCCTGCTCTGCTCTTATCTTTAACTCAGAAACAATAATAGACCAGGGTTCAGCTATAGGGCCCGGCATGGTGGGTCtcgcttgtaatcacagcactttgggaggtcaaggcaggaggattacttgaacccaggagttggagaccaccctgggcaatacagtgagaccctgcctctacaaaaaataaaaaattagctgggtgtggtggcatgtgcctgtagtcccagacacttgggaggttaaggtgggaggattgcttgagcccaggtggtcgagGCTTTAGTGAGCCGTGTTtgtttcactgcactccagcctgagtgacagagtaagaccttctctaaaaaaagaaagaagcaagtgagattccatctcaaggaaaaaaaaggaaggaaggaagggaaagaagggaaaaaaagaaagagagagaaagaaagaaagagagagagaaagaaagagaaagagagagaaagagaaagagaaagaaagaagaaagaaagaggaaggaagagaaagagagagagaaagagaaagagagaaagagaaaaagaaagaaagaaaaagaaagaggaaggaaggaagagaaagagagagagagaaagagaaagagagagagagaaaagaaagaagaaggaaggaagataaagagaaagaaagagagaaagaaagagaaagagagagaaagaaagaaagagaaagaaagaaaaaggaaagaggaaggaaggaagagaaagaaagagagaaagaagaaagagaggaaggaaggaagagaaagaaagagagagagaaagagaaagaaaaaagaaataaaggaaggaatatagaaagagagaaagagaaagaaaaaagaaagaaaaagaaagagaggaaggaagagaaagaaaaagaaagaggaaggaagaaagaaacaaaagaaagagaaagaaagaaagagagagagaaagaaagaaagaaaaagaaagaaagaggcaggcAGGCCAGGGTTGTGCTGAGGATTGGGGATGATCTATGTAATAGTTCAGTGCACACAAGTAGTCACTGGAAGCTCTTGTGAGATTCTCTGTGTGTCTCAAATCTATGTAAAGCTGAATTCTGTCGCCTCACTCAGGTATGACATCAAAGGCTGCGAGGTGAGCCGCTGGGTGGATCCTGCCCCTGAGGGCAGCCCCATTGTTCTGGTGCTGAAGGACCTCAACTTTCAGGGCAAGACCATCAAGCTGGGTGAGTCACGGGGGTGGTCACTGCCTGCCCCTCCTTCATTCAGGGTGAAGTTTAGAAGGGTGTCCCTGCTGCCCTCTGCCTGAGTCATTAAGATCCCAGtttctgctgggcatggtggctcatgcctgtaatcccagcactttgggaggccaagataggtggatcacgaggtcagtagttcaagaccagcctggctaagatgctgaaaccccgtctctactaaaaacacaaaaattagcggggcgtggtggcacatgcctgtaatcccagctattcaggaggctgaggcaggagaatcgcttgaatccaggaggcagaggttgcagtgagccgagatggcgccactgcactccagcctgtgcaacagagcaagactccgtctcaaaaaataaaaataaaagagcccAGATTCTGGAATCAGGCAGAGCAGAGTTCCAATTCAGGCTCCATGACTTCCTAGCTAGGTGACCAAGGCAAATTACAGATGAGTTTCTTTATTTGTGAGATGGGGACAGTAATGCCACGTGCTGTCACGGGGCAGAGTGTGTGGAGCACCGTGGCTGGCACATGATGAGCGCTCAGGTTGGGGCACTGATGCTCCGGCAGGGCCCCAGCGGAACTGGTTCCTCCGCCAGATGGAACTGGACACCACCTTCCTCCGGGAGCTCAACGTGCTGGATTACAGCCTCCTGATGGCCTTCCAATGTCTCCACGAGGATGAGAGGGGCCTGGGCAGCAGCCTCATCTTCCGTACAGCCAGGTGAGCCCCCCACAGGGGCAACAGCGAGATTGAGGTGGTGAGAGTAAAGGAAAGACAGACATGGGGGCGTGGGGGTGCCTTCCCTCTGCCGGGAGCAATGCAGCCAAAGACACGAAGGCTGGAAAGTgcagagtttgtgtgtgtgtgtatgtgcatgtgtgtgtgtgcgtgcgtgtgtgcatatgtatgtgtgcgtgcatgcatgggtgtgtgtgcgtgtgtgcgcatgcgtgcatgtgtgcgtgcgtgcgaGTGTGTGTAGAGGGGAGGGCTGGAGAAGCCTAGCTGGTAGGGCAGGAGGGGCACAGGTGGACTGCAGCAGGGGACAGAACAGATGAAGTCCACTTGGAGAAGAGCTTTGGTGATTATTTGAAGAATCTGCCCATTTTCCAATGGGGCTGTGGAACCCTCGAAGGTTTCAGAGCAGAGAAAAagacctatttttaaatttaaaaaaaaatttttttaaaagacctatttttaattttttaaatttttgcttttttttttttgagacggagttttgatctgtcacccaggctggagtgcagtggtgccctcttggctcactgtacaacctctgcctcctggattcaagtgattctcctgcctcagcctcctgagtctgggattacagacacccaccaccatgcctggctaattttttttttttttttgagatggagtcttactctgttgtccaggctggagtgcagtggcgtgatcttgactcactgcaacctctgcctcccgggttcaagcagttctccctccctcagcctcctgagtagctgggattacaggcacacatcagcatgcctggctaatttttgtatttttattagagatggagtttcaccaagttgtccatgctggtcttgaactcctgacctcaggtgatccacctgcctctgcctcccagagtgccgggattacaggtgtgaaccacagcacccggccaatttttgtatttttagtggagaaggggttttgccatgttgaccaggctggtcttgaactcctgaactcaagagatgcatctgtctcagcctcccaaagtgttgggattacaggtatgagccaccgcgcccagcctaatttttgctttaaaggGTCCTTGCCCTTTAAGCTGGTCATTCTACTTCCAGGACCCTGAGGTCATCATCGTTGGCACCGTCTTCCCATCCTCATCTCAGTAGTGGTAACTGTCACTCCTTCACGCTGACTGGGAGCCTCACTGGGAGGGTAGACTCATCCCCATTTGAGAAATGTGAGAACTGAGGCTCGGGAAGGGGACATGAGGTTGCAGAATGACTTCTGGGGACTCATGTTAGTACTTGACCAGCTACTTCCATTTCTGTTCCCTCAGACCCACTCCTGAGGTCGAACAGAATTACGTAGGGGCTAAGACAGGCACTCCACTGATCCAGTGGGTGGACAAGGGGAGTGAAGGAGGAGGTCCGCTCATCCAGCCGCCACCCGTCTCATCCCGTGCCTTGTTCCTTCCCCTCGGAGGAAGAACTTGGGATGGGTGAGGCTTGGGTAGAATTTGGAGTCATGGCTCCTCAAGCAGTCTGTGGCTAGGCTGGACATGTCCTGACCGGATGGTGGCAAGCCTGCCACGGGGCACAGAGCCTCCCACATCTGCGCATCCAAGCGAGGTCAGCTTCTCCCTTGCCTTCTCCCCCTAGCTGGTGCTTAGGCCACCGCTGTCATTCAGTCAGTGATTCCTGGTTTGCATGGAACTGTTGTGACATTGAAATACTTTTATGTTGGctgtcccagccccacccccacccagttCCCAGCCCCTACTCAGAACTTCCCCATCGCGCATCTCCCCGTCATCCAGGTAGCCCACAGGGTACCAGCATTCTGCTCAGACGCCCAGACCACTGAGTTCTGATTGGCTAGCGCGGGCAGGGCTTTTTTCTCATTGGTGTATTTACCCCCAGACCCAGACAGGACAGGATTAAAGCCCCTCAGCGATGCCTGAGGACAAAGTTAGGGAATTGAACCTGCTTCTGCTGGGACTGGGCGCCCCGCCAAAGGTACCTTCTGGTATGGAATACATTTTGAGGCAAAATCATACATACGCCTTCTGCAAACTGGGGTCGCTGGATTTTATTCACAAAACTTCTGCTCCGCGACCCTGAGACTTCTAGGGTTGGATGACTCCAAACAGAAATTTAGGAAATAGACTTACTTGAAGTCATGTGGCACCACATTTCAAGGCTCAGTGGCCACCTGTGGCCAATTTCTAAGTACTGAACAGTGCAGCTCTAGCCCAACACTTTGACTTTTCTCATCTACCTGACTTCACAAACCTAGGCACACAGGGGGTGTGAGAATGAGCTGGTAGAGGGGTGGGCAGCCTGGCCAGGCTTGCAGAGCCGACTGGctggggcttcctggaggaggtggcagctTCATCCTCCTGTCGGCCCCCAGGTCTGTGCAAGGGGCACAGAGCCCGGAAGAGTCGGGAGTCCAAAACCGCCGGCTGCTGCCCGACGCCCCCAACGCCCTACACATCCTGGACGGGCCTGAGCAGCGCTATTTCCTGGGCGTCGTGGATCTCGCCACGGTCTACGGGCTCCGCAAGCGGCTGGAGCACCTGTGGAAGACACTGCGCTACCCGGGCCGGACCTTCTCCACTGTCAGCCCGGCTCGCTACGCCCGTCGCCTCTGCCAGTGGGTGGAGGAGCACACAGAGTGACGGGCGCCCGGCCCCACTTTCCGGATCTGGATGGTGGGCTCACGCCAGGAACACCGGTTCCCTTGGGCCCGAGCATCTCGCCTGCGCTTCCTCCTGATGGTCGCCAGAGGGCAGCATCCCCTAACTAATACCGTAACCGCGCAGCCCGGTTTGACGGTGGTGCCGTGCCCAGCATCATGCCAAGGATTCCCCTACTTTAGCTCATTTAGTCCTTAAAAAAATGCTATTATTCTCTTTTTACAGACCATGAAATGGAGGCTCAGGGGGTGAAGGGACCGATCAAGATCATTCAGCAATAAATGCTGGAACCAGGACTCAACCATGACTTTTGGATTCCGGAGCCTGTATTCTTAACCACCAGCTCCTGCAGCTTGGTCCTCATGATCTGGGCAAGGGGGGAGGCTGAAGGCTGCAGCCCTCTTGTCgtccagatggggaaactgaggcccagagacttTAAGGGGCTTATGCACCGGTAAGTGGCAAGGTCGGCCCCGAGTACCCAGGCCTCCCGACCCCCTGCTCCTGGCCCGATACTCTAGGGATGCAGGTGGGGGAAGGTGGGGTCCTGGGGGGCTGCCTGGAGCTCTGGGAGGCATTCTGAACGGTGTCTACTATTGATCTGAAGTGAGCTCTGCCCTTCTTTGAAAGTCACTTTTCTCATCAGTGAAATGGGGGCAAGGGTCCATGGTCAGACCAAGGTCTTGGCTGCACAGACATCACCGGGAGCCTGCATGGCCCCTGATcactccttctccttcctccagcaaactccagcctggcctcTGACCCCAGTTCAATCTGACCATGCCCAAGCCCAAGCGGGCCTTCCCTTCAGAGCTGCTCCAGGGCCTGGCTGTGTGACTGGGGCAAGGTGctaaacctctctgtgcctcgctggtctaatctgtaaaatgaaagaatgGAAACAGACCTCattaactcattaaatatttgctgagcacctGCCATGTGACAGGCCCTCTGCTGGGTAATGGGGACCTGGGGAGGAAGCAAGTGGCACAGATTCTGCCTCCATGGAACTCGCGGAACTCACAGTCTGGGGGAAGGGACCGCTACCTGATCATTTAATGGATAGTATTGGGGGAAAGGCTTTAACTTCTCCACTGAGACCAGAGAAGAGTCTGACATGTCCCTAGGAGGGTCCCAAGTTAAGAGCACAGCAAGGGCCTGGAGTGAGAGAAGGAAAACATTTCCGAGTGGGAGGGGGCCACGTGGGCCAAGAGTGGACCCCCAGGATTGGACGGTGCAGGACCTCGGGGAAGTCATTCAGCTGCAATGCACACTGCTACTCCACTGACCCATCAGATCCCACCAAAGAAAGATGGCTGAGGggcgaggcgtggtggctcatgcctgtaatccaagcactttgggaggccaaggtgggtgggtcacttgaggtcaggagtttgaaaccagcctggccaacatggtgaaacctcgtctctactaaaaatacaaacattagccaggtgtggtggcgggcgcctgtagtcccagcttcttcggaggctgaggcaggtgaatgccttgaacccaggaggcagaggttgccgtgagccgagatggcaccactgcactccagcctgggcaacacagcaagactgtgtctcaaacaaaacaacaacaaaaaaagaaagatggctgAGGGGGAAGCgggaggaaagagagagctcTGGCTGCAGGGTTCCTGGAAtatttggtttttgggttttttggagacagggtctccctctgtcacctatgcttgagtgcagtggcatggattacagctcactgcagcctcaacctcttgggctcaagtgatcctcccacctcagcctcccaagtagctgggactacaggcatgtgccattacacctggctacttttattttattctgcagagacagggtctcgccatattgcccaggctgatcttgaactcctgggctccagcaattcgCCCAAtttgatcctcccaaagtgttgggcccACAGGCATGAACCGCTGCACTTCACCAGAATATATGTACTTTAAATATTGATATCACTCCTAGTTGGCTGGGTGACCTTGCCTGATttctcaacctctctgtgctgGCATGAGCTGAGTGGAAATTTCTTGTTCTTGCTTTAGCAGGAAGTTGTGACATAGAGTGTGTCATGCCCATCACTCAGGAGGTGATGGGCCAGGGAAACTCAGAGGTGGCAGGGAATTGCAAGAGGAACTAGAGTCTGACTCCACATTTCTACCCGTCTGGATCCCACAGGGCTGAGTCAGTGCCACAGAGTCCTGCTGTCACACATAAGGATGACTCAGCCCCTCTCCACCTTTGGGTCTCTGGCCATGAGCCTAGCCGGGACCTCAGGCTGGAGAGGAAAGTGATTTGTTCAAGAACTCATGGGACCCAGGCTCTCCTAACTCATGCATTGATAGACGTGACCTAGCACCTAGTTTGTGCTGGGCTCTGTGCAGGTGTGGAGGTGCCCTGGCCCACATGGAGCTTAGAGTCTGTGGGGCAGGTGGACCATAAACGAGGCAACCGGTTAATACACAGGGCAATTTCAGAGTGTGACAACCACTATGAAATACTGAGTTGGGGTGAGGCAAGAGGGATGGGGGTGCAGTGTCAGCTGGGTGGTTGGCAAGGGCTTTTCAGAGGAGGTGATGCTTCAGCTGAATGACAAGAGGAGCCACTCTATGACTAGTGCCGTCCAGCAGAGGACACAGTGAGTGCAAAGGTCCTGCAGTAGGAACGGCTTCAGTATGATTGGCGGCCGGAGGGTGGCCAGGGTCGGTAAAGGCTGACTGAAGGAGTTCACCCCATGTAGGATCATGTAGGTTGTGGTAAGCAGAGTAGGTTTTTGCCAAAAGCAAAGTGAAGAAGTTTCTCTGGGGCTGTAGGACTTCCCGGTCACAGTTCCACTGTAGTCTTATGATCCTCAGCTCCCCTGGGAGCCCGGACCATTTGGGCATGCTGCTGTCTCCATGTGGTCCTAGCAAGGGTGGAGTTGCCTCTCTGGGGAAGGAATCATCATCTCACCAGCCATTGTGGGCAGTGCGTGAATCCATAGGGAACTTCTCACCATTGTGCCCTCAGGGTTGGGCCTATGAGCAAAGAAACTTGAAGAATGAGGACTGAGAAGGAAGGGCCCTGGCTTTGGGGACACACTGCCTTGTGTGGGTGAGGAGCCATGGTGACTGAGGGTGAACCACTACTCCCCACatgtgtccaggctggagtggcagagACAGGAGAGTTTGTGCTCAAAGGAGGCCCCTGGGGGGCAGGGCCACTACAGCagccctcctcccagcccctggacAGGCACTGAGTCCTACAGCACCAGGCCCAGGGGTGATATGGCTTTGAACCTAGAGCAGGGTAGACTGGGAAGGTTGCTGAGCTGGGGACAGATACCCTGGCATCTAGCCCAGGCCTGAGCctctgagaaaaaggaaaaaggagtttGAAATGGAGACCAGGGAAGGAGCCCAAGCTGGTTCCCAGGCCAGCGGAGGTGGGTGTGGCGGGGATGGGGAGAAGATCTTTCTGGCCAATGCaacattttgcaaaaaaaaaaaaaaaaaatcataaacaagggccgggcgtggtggcttacacctgtaatcctagcactttgggaggctgaggcaggcaggtcacttgaggtcaggagttcgataccagcctggccaacatggtgaaaccctgtctctactaaaaatacaaaagttagctggaaattgcttgaacccgggaggcggaggttgcaatgagccaagacggtgccactgtactccagcctgggcaacagagattctgtctcaaaaaaaaaaaaaaaaaaaaaacttagacgGGAAGTGTGCCCTCTCACTTCCCCATAGGCCCACCCCTGCTACCGTCCCAGTGCTTTCTGCCACCAGCCTGGCGCCTGAAGGCAGTTGCCTCTGAGATCCCAAGGGACCCCAATAGGACACACTGCGGCATCTGCCCAGGGCCTGGGCTAACTTGACTTGGATTTGGAGGACATTCCAGCGAGGGAGCCTTTGAGAGGTAAGAGTAGGTGGTCACAGCCCCGGGTCTGGAGTGAAACTGCCTGGGTTCGAATCTTGGCTGTGACAGGAGCCGCTTCTGCACGTGGGTCTCAGAGGAGAAAAACAGGCTCAGGTGAATGTCACACTGacataatcataataaaataatcatattgaAAATAACTTATGTATTCGTTGTTTATCTGAATTTCCAGTGTCACTAGGCATTCTCTATCTTACTTGATAAATCCAGCAACCCTACCAGTTGAAACGTGGACTGCCTGACCGGAAGCCCCGCTTAATTTCCCTGCCCAACCACCATTTCAGAAATGGAGACACTCAAGTCCGGACAGCCAGGCCGCCACTGCCCGGTGGCCCCCGACACATTCTAGGTCTCTTTCCCCTGCGGCCCGACAGCCTCGCCCAGGCAGGAGCCTGCTGGAAATGCGGAGGACAGAAAAGGGAGATGCTGGTACTCACACTCGGCCCCGGCTCTGAAGCCCCGCCCCCGGCCCTGAGGCCCCGCCCCTAGCTGGAGGCCTCGCCGCCAGCCATTCACGTCCCGCCCCGTCCCGGCCGCGCAGAGCCCTCCCCAGGTCGCGCAGGCTGCGCTCGTAGGATCCGCCTGCGGCGCGCAGGCCCCGCCCCAGGCGCGCGAGTCTCCGCCCGTCCTTgccggccccggccccgccccctgccTCTGGCCGCTCGGATCAGCTTCCAGTCCGGTCGGCCCGGCCCGGGGGCCATGGAGCTCCGAGCAGCGGATCGCGAGCCTCCTGCGAACCCCAGCCTCCACGCCCGGTTAGCACCCGGCCGGGAGATGAGGCAGTGGAATCTGGAAGGGCGGTGAAAATCCCACGTCCTGCCCTTCCCCGGCCTCTCCATTCGTCCCCCGGGTAGAGAGGTAGGATGGATGGGGTGGAATTCCGGGCTTCTGGTTGTCTCTGCCCCAGACCCGATTGGTGACCTTGAGCTGGGGGTGCCCCCTGGATGCCTCTTGGGTTGGCAGGAGGTCTCGCAAAAGTCGCTGAGTCCTGCTCTTTTAGGATGGGGACATTGCCTTCCGGTGTTTGGAGACGTCAAGGGGTTGGATTCCCGGGCGCCATGTGCTTTCACCCCGGCCTGTACCCTcccctgcctcagttttcccgATAGCCTAGAACCTCATGTGCCTTACCCCTCCTAGCTCTGAGTTTCTGGGTCTTGGCAGGTGCCCGGCTCCCACCccttcccagccccagccctggagaCAGCAGCCCCTAGACTACCGAGGGACAGTGACAGCATGAAGGCTCCGGTAAGTGGTGGAAGAAGGAGGACTTCCAGGGAACGCAGAGACCCTGACCAGCGGAGCAGCTCAGCAGCCTCTCCACCCCAGGAGCCACTGCCACTTCTGACCTCCCTGCTGCCGAGCAGAGAAAGGCAGAATGGCCTCAAAGTCCAGCTCTCTGTGTGACCCCAGGCGGGTGGCATCCCCTCTGCGGTGTCCGTACCTTGCTATccctgtaaaatggaggtaacaCTACGAGCTAACCAGGCAAGGCCTACCTGGGACTGGGGGTGTGAAAGTTCAGTTCAGCCGCTCTTGTCTTTACCGCAGAAGCCCCGGGTtgtgagagagagacagctgGCTGTGGGGGGCAGTTCATCTCAACTGCCTGAGTCAAGGTCTCTGGTTCCTCATGGGCAGGGGAGCAGGTGCCAGGCAGAACTACCTCCCCTGCATAGCTGGCCACACAGGAAAGACTTATTTTTAGAAGCTGACGTAGCTTGCGGGCAGAAAATGGTGGGCCTTGGGCAGGATGcgctggggtgggtgggggtgatggggtggggggtgggggcgaCTTGCCCACTTCTGATTTTCAGAGAGCACCAGCCAAGGGCTCGGTGGCTTCTGAACGGTGGCCTAGGGACTTGTGCCTCGAGTCTAGAAAACTGGAGCCCAGAGAGACACAGGTGGTGACCAGGGTGGACCACTACCCAGTGACTAGCCCGCAGTTCTGCTGCCACCAAGCCCCTCCCCTCCTGGGAGGCTTGGTGGTGGTGGAGGCATTCACTAAGTCTGCCAGGAGGGCAGCCCCAGGCTGGGCCTAGCCCGGATGGCTAGAAGAGCTTCCTGGTTCCAACGGCCTTTGGAACATGGTTTCTGGAGGCAGGAGCCTCCAGGCACCAGCTTTTCAATTATTAAAGCCATTTCTTGAATGACATTTGCTCCAATCTCCTTGTGCCACCTGGCCTGCTGATCATCAGACGGCCACTGAGTCAGCTGGGGGTGGGGCGGAGGCAGGGCCACACTAGGCAGCCCTGGTCCTAGGCTGAAGAGGCTGGTGGCCCTTCTGAGGCACCACTTTCCCGTTGTCATGTGCACAGCACTTTACAGTATACAGAACGCTTTCACTGCCCCTCCTGTAAGTTCACACGGTAGGCGTTATCAGTCCCCagtttgcagaggaggaaacaggcccagagggATGGAGAGCCACAGGTCACGGTAGGCGTTATCAGTCCCCAGTTTGTAGAggaggaaacaggcccagagggATGGAGAGCCACAGCTCACATGGTACACCCCAGCCTCCAGTTAGAAATATGGGCTTTCCAGCCTGTATTTAAGGCCCCACTGTGGTGCTTCTTTGCTGTATGGCCTTGTACTACTCACTTCACCCCGAACTGCTTTCCTTATCTAGAAGGTGGGGATAATGACAGTGGTATCTCCAGGGCCTTATGTGCCC
It contains:
- the PIP5KL1 gene encoding phosphatidylinositol 4-phosphate 5-kinase-like protein 1 isoform X3 — encoded protein: MAAPSPGPREVLAPSPEAGCRAVTSSRRGLLWRLRDKQSRLGLFEISPGHELHGMTCMMQAGLWAATQVSMDHPPTGPPSQDDFSEVLTQVHEGFELGTLAGPAFAWLRRSLGLAEDDYQAALGPGGPYLQFLSTSKSKASFFLSHDQRFFLKTQGRREVQALLAHLPRYVQHLQRHPHSLLARLLGVHSLRVDRGKKTYFIVMQSVFYPAGRISERYDIKGCEVSRWVDPAPEGSPIVLVLKDLNFQGKTIKLGLCKGHRARKSRESKTAGCCPTPPTPYTSWTGLSSAISWASWISPRSTGSASGWSTCGRHCATRAGPSPLSARLATPVASASGWRSTQSDGRPAPLSGSGWWAHARNTGSLGPEHLACASS
- the PIP5KL1 gene encoding phosphatidylinositol 4-phosphate 5-kinase-like protein 1 isoform X2, with translation MAAPSPGPREVLAPSPEAGCRAVTSSRRGLLWRLRDKQSRLGLFEISPGHELHGMTCMMQAGLWAATQVSMDHPPTGFELGTLAGPAFAWLRRSLGLAEDDYQAALGPGGPYLQFLSTSKSKASFFLSHDQRFFLKTQGRREVQALLAHLPRYVQHLQRHPHSLLARLLGVHSLRVDRGKKTYFIVMQSVFYPAGRISERYDIKGCEVSRWVDPAPEGSPIVLVLKDLNFQGKTIKLGPQRNWFLRQMELDTTFLRELNVLDYSLLMAFQCLHEDERGLGSSLIFRTARSVQGAQSPEESGVQNRRLLPDAPNALHILDGPEQRYFLGVVDLATVYGLRKRLEHLWKTLRYPGRTFSTVSPARYARRLCQWVEEHTE
- the PIP5KL1 gene encoding phosphatidylinositol 4-phosphate 5-kinase-like protein 1 isoform X1, translated to MAAPSPGPREVLAPSPEAGCRAVTSSRRGLLWRLRDKQSRLGLFEISPGHELHGMTCMMQAGLWAATQVSMDHPPTGPPSQDDFSEVLTQVHEGFELGTLAGPAFAWLRRSLGLAEDDYQAALGPGGPYLQFLSTSKSKASFFLSHDQRFFLKTQGRREVQALLAHLPRYVQHLQRHPHSLLARLLGVHSLRVDRGKKTYFIVMQSVFYPAGRISERYDIKGCEVSRWVDPAPEGSPIVLVLKDLNFQGKTIKLGPQRNWFLRQMELDTTFLRELNVLDYSLLMAFQCLHEDERGLGSSLIFRTARSVQGAQSPEESGVQNRRLLPDAPNALHILDGPEQRYFLGVVDLATVYGLRKRLEHLWKTLRYPGRTFSTVSPARYARRLCQWVEEHTE